The following are encoded together in the Gasterosteus aculeatus chromosome 7, fGasAcu3.hap1.1, whole genome shotgun sequence genome:
- the LOC120822318 gene encoding RING finger protein 175, with product MQHERLHVKHRGHEAMHAEMVMILVATLVVAQIVLVQWKQRHHRSYNLVTLVQMWAVPLYFTIKLYWWRFLSMWGMFSVVTSYVIFRATRRPLSCRTPRMVYKWFLLIYKLSYAVGVLGYLAIMFTMFGFNVFFRIKAEDSMDVGVVMLFYGLYYGVMGRDFAEICSDYMASTIGYYNRDGMPSRSLSEDICAVCGQRILVDVEEEGLIEDTYQLSCGHIFHEFCIRGWCIVGKKQTCPYCNEKVDMKKMMNNPWEKTHVLYGQLLDWLRYLVAWQPIIIGVVHGINFTLGLE from the exons ATGCAGCACGAGCGGCTGCACGTGAAGCACCGGGGTCACGAGGCCATGCACGCCGAGATGGTGATGATCCTCGTCGCCACGCTGGTGGTGGCTCAGATCGTCCTGGTGCAGTGGAAGCAGCGGCACCACCGCTCCTACAAT CTGGTGACGCTGGTCCAGATGTGGGcggtccctctctacttcaccATCAAACTCTACTGGTGGAGGTTCCTGTCCATGTGGGGCATGTTCTCCGTCGTCACCAGCTACGTCATCTTCAGGGCCACCCGCAGGCCGCTGTCCTGCCGGACGCCGAG GATGGTGTACAAGTGGTTCCTGCTCATCTACAAGCTGAGCTACGCGGTGGGCGTCCTCGGCTACCTGGCCATCATGTTCACCATGTTCGGCTTCAACGTCTTCTTCAG GATCAAGGCGGAGGACTCCATGGACGTGGGCGTCGTCATGCTGTTCTACGGGCTCTACTACGGCGTCATGGGGAGGGACTTCGCCGAGATCTGCTCCGACTACATGGCGTCCACCATCGGG TACTACAACAGGGACGGCATGCCCAGCAGGAGTCTGAGCGAGGACATCTGCGCCGTGTGCGGTCAGAGGATCCTGGTggacgtggaggaggaaggactcATAGAAGACACCTACCAGCTGTCCTGTGGACACAT CTTCCACGAGTTCTGCATCCGCGgctggtgcattgtgggtaagaaGCAGACGTGTCCGTACTGCAACGAGAAGGTGGacatgaagaagatgatgaaCAACCC CTGGGAGAAGACGCACGTCCTCTACGGCCAGCTGCTCGACTGGCTCAGATacctggttgcctggcaacccaTCATCATCGGCGTCGTCCACGGGATCAACTTCACCCTGGGCCTCGAGTag
- the trim2b gene encoding tripartite motif-containing protein 2 — protein MEAHQHSPESSSEECTVLEAPPGKNACPRHAGKGAELFCSACEVALCEDCVPDHEEHPKVPLSRALEQHRSSLQERLGGVQNRLPQISDALSFVKEIHQQLTNQRASIEEDIQSSFEDLHKQLDVRKSVLLMELEVTHGLKQKVLQAQVDSLVRGEGDLEASCSQAEEALAGEACVASLQAEQELQEKLGELAGLGLPCQPEENDQLDLLLETDGLRKSIHNLGTIVTTSAVACQSEAMGAGLEQCIVGHPASVTVVTRDKSGGACKTGNAILSAEVFTPDGSIVDGEIVDHKNGTYEFVYTVPKEGDFSLALRLYDQHIKGSPFKLTINRVSEAEVEVSPSTTTATNSAAYATPSTGSSEGAKRRGKSPGQKKKGSKRASSALGTPRRKTQNPIEDDLIFRIGTKGRNKGEFTNLQGVAASSTGRILIADSNNQCVQIFLNEGEFKSRFGVRGRSPGQLQRPTGVAVHPSGDIIIADYDNKWVSIFNSEGKYKAKLGSGRLMGPKGVSVDQNGHVIVVDNKACTVFIFQLTGKLVTKFGSRGNGDKQFAGPHFAAVNNNNEIIVTDFHNHSVKVFTLEGELVLKFGSNGEGNGQFNAPTGVAVDVNGNIIVADWGNSRIQVFDGSGSFLSYINTSADPLYGPQGLALTSDGHVVVADSGNHCFKVYRYLQ, from the exons ATGGAGGCCCACCAACACTCCCCAGAGAGCAGCAGTGAGGAGTGCACCGTCCTGGAGGCGCCGCCCGGCAAGAACGCCTGCCCCCGGCACGCAGGGAAG GGGGCCGAGCTGTTCTGTTCGGCCTGCGAGGTTGCGCTGTGCGAGGACTGCGTGCCGGACCACGAGGAGCACCCTAAGGTGCCCCTCAGCCGGGCCCTGGAGCAGCACCgcagcagcctgcaggagaGGCTGGGGGGGGTCCAGAACAG ACTCCCTCAGATTTCAGACGCCCTGTCCTTCGTTAAAGAGATCCACCAACAGctgaccaatcagagagctTCCATCGAAGAGGACATCCAGTCGAGCTTCGAGGATCTGCACAAGCAGCTGGATGTCAGGAAGAGCGTTCTGCTGATGGAGCTGGAGGTCACGCACGGCCTCAAACAGAAG GTCCTCCAGGCCCAAGTGGACAGCCTGGTCCGCGGAGAGGGGGACCTGGAGGCCTCCTGTTCCCAGGCGGAGGAGGCTCTGGCCGGGGAGGCGTGCGTGGCGAGCCTGCAGGCcgagcaggagctgcaggagaagctggGCGAGCTGGCCGGACTCGGCCTGCCGTGTCAGCCGGAGGAGAACGACCAGCtggatctgctgctggagacgGACGGGCTGAGGAAGTCGATACACAACCTGGGGACCATCGTCACAACCAG tGCGGTGGCGTGCCAGAGCGAAGCCATGGGTGCTGGCCTggagcagtgcattgtgggacacCCTGCCTCGGTTACCGTGGTGACAAGAGACAAGTCAGGGGGAGCCTGCAAGACCGGCAACGCGATCCTGTCagctgag GTCTTCACCCCCGATGGAAGCATAGTGGACGGTGAAATAGTGGACCACAAGAACGGGACTTATGAGTTTGTGTACACGGTGCCGAAGGAGGGCGACTTCTCGTTGGCTCTCCGTCTGTACGATCAACACATCAAGGGAAGCCCCTTCAAACTGACCATCAACAGGGTCTCGGAAGCCGAAGTCGAG GtgtccccctccaccaccacggcAACCAACTCGGCGGCCTACGCCACCCCGTCCACCGGCTCCTCCGAGGGGGCGAAGAGACGAGGAAAGTCCCCCGGCCAGAAGAAGAAGGGCTCCAAGAGGGCCAGCAGCGCCCTGGGGACCCCGCGGCGCAAGACCCAGAACCCCATCGAGGACGACCTCATCTTCCGGATTG GAACGAAGGGGAGGAACAAAGGAGAGTTCACCAACCTCCAGGGAGTGGCGGCCTCCTCCACGGGCAGGATACTGATAGCCGACAGCAACAATCAGTGTGTTCAG ATTTTCTTAAATGAGGGGGAGTTCAAGAGTCGCTTTGGCGTGCGGGGGCGGTCGCCAGGGCAACTGCAGCGTCCCACGGGCGTGGCGGTGCACCCCAGCGGGGACATCATCATCGCCGACTACGACAACAAGTGGGTCAGCATCTTCAACAGCGAGGGCAAGTACAAG GCGAAGCTGGGCTCCGGTAGGCTGATGGGGCCGAAGGGCGTGTCCGTGGACCAGAACGGTCATGTGATCGTGGTTGACAACAAAGCGTGCACTGTCTTCATCTTCCAGCTGACCGGCAAGCTGGTCACCAAGTTTGGTAGTCGAGGCAACGGGGACAAACAATTTGCAG GTCCACACTTTGCAGCagtgaacaacaacaatgagatcATCGTGACTGACTTCCATAACCACTCTGTCAAG GTTTTCACCCTTGAGGGAGAACTGGTGTTGAAATTCGGCTCTAACGGGGAAGGAAATGGCCAGTTCAACGCCCCCACCGGAGTGGCTGTGGACGTCAATGGAAACATCATCGTAGCTGACTGGGGCAACAGTAGAATTCAG GTGTTTGACGGCAgcggctccttcctctcctaCATCAACACGTCGGCGGACCCCCTGTACGGACCCCAGGGCCTGGCCCTGACCTCCGATGGACACGTGGTGGTGGCCGACTCCGGCAACCACTGCTTCAAAGTCTACCGCTACCTGCAGTGA
- the LOC120823029 gene encoding L-amino-acid oxidase-like, translated as MLMDPRVLRSSAVGVLLLTLQLSLRAAGLGEHLAQCLKDKDYDELLHTAKTGLPHCNTSHRVAIVGAGVAGLTAAKLLQDAGHQVTILESSGRVGGRVETHRNEEEGWYADLGAMRIPSSHRIVRQFAAKLGVKLNKFNMEDPNTFYLVHGLLKRTYAVKNNPDILQYKVPRGERGKSADELLQRALQKVKDEVKAHGCAAALRKYDHYSVKEYLMKEGGVSPEAVRMIGDLLNEQSLMHLALTEMIYIQSDVSDSTTYHEVTGGSDRLTNGFLSVLDVPILLNSKVKRISQSHEGVIVSYETGHRAPLTDLSADVVLVTTTAKAALFMDFDPPLSIRKMEVLRGVHYESSTKILLTFSERFWEKDGIRGGKSITDGPSRYIYYPSHGFPTNKTIGVLLASYTWSDDSLLLLGASDEDLKELALRDLAQIHGEKVRPLCTGVLVKKWSVDPHSLGAFALFTPFQHLEYSKELFKREGRVHFAGEHTAFPHAWIETSMKSAIRAATNINQDPPRSHHDEL; from the exons ATGCTGATGGATCCACGTGTGCTGAGATCAT CTGCTGTCGGTGTGCTGCTGCTCACGCTGCAGCTCAGCCTCCGCGCTGCCGGCCTGGGGGAACATCTGGCTCAGTGTCTGAAGGACAAAGACTACGACGAGCTGCTGCACACGGCCAAGACCGGCCTCCCCCACTGCAACACTTCTCACCGCGTCGCCATCGTCGGGGCCGGCGTGGCCGGACTGACCGCCGCCAAGCTCCTGCAAGACGCGGGACACCAG GTGACCATACTGGAGTCCAGTGGTCGTGTTGGAGGTCGGGTGGAGACCCACAGGAATGAAGAAGAGGGCTGGTATGCCGACCTGGGAGCCATGAGGATCCCAAGTTCTCATCG CATCGTCCGCCAGTTTGCTGCAAAGCTGGGAGTGAAGCTGAACAAGTTCAACATGGAGGACCCCAACACCTTCTACCTGGTCCACGGGCTGCTGAAGAGGACGTACGCGGTGAAAAACAACCCTGACATCCTGCAGTATAAAGTTCcccgaggagagagggggaagtcCGCCGACGAGCTGCTGCAGCGCGCTCTGCAGAAG GTGAAAGATGAAGTGAAGGCGCACGGCTGCGCAGCTGCTCTACGGAAGTACGACCACTACTCTGTGAAG GAGTATCTGATGAAGGAAGGCGGCGTGAGTCCAGAGGCGGTGAGGATGATCGGGGACCTGCTCAACGAGCAGAGCCTCATGCACCTGGCGCTGACTGAGATGATCTACATCCAGAGCGACGTCAGCGACAGCACCAC GTACCACGAAGTGACCGGCGGGTCGGATCGCCTGACCAACGGGTTCCTTTCTGTCCTTGACGTCCCCATCCTGCTCAACTCTAAGGTCAAGCGCATCAGCCAATCGCACGAGGGTGTAATTGTCTCGTATGAGACGGGCCACCGCGCCCCCCTGACTGACCTTTCTGCTGACGTTGTTCTGGTTACAACCACAGCCAAAGCAGCCCTCTTCATGGATTTTGATCCACCTCTCTCCATCAGAAAGATGGAAGTCCTGAGAGGGGTCCACTATGAAAGCTCCACTAAAATCCTGCTCACCTTCAGCGAGAGGTTCTGGGAGAAGGACGGCATCCGGGGGGGAAAGAGCATCACCGACGGGCCCTCGCGTTACATCTACTACCCCAGCCACGGTTTCCCGACCAATAAGACCATCGGCGTCCTCCTGGCTTCCTACACCTGGTCCGAcgactccctcctcctcttgggTGCCAGCGATGAAGACCTGAAGGAGCTGGCTCTGAGAGATTTGGCACAGATCCACGGGGAGAAGGTCCGGCCTCTGTGCACAGGGGTGCTGGTGAAGAAGTGGAGCGTGGACCCCCACAGTTTGGGCGCCTTCGCTCTCTTCACGCCCTTCCAGCATTTGGAGTATTCCAAGGAGCTCTTCAAGCGTGAAGGCAGGGTGCACTTTGCTGGGGAGCACACGGCCTTCCCTCACGCCTGGATCGAGACGTCCATGAAATCTGCCATCAGGGCCGCCACCAATATCAACCAGGACCCACCCAGAAGCCACCACGACGAGCTCTAG
- the LOC144410279 gene encoding RING finger protein 175-like, with translation MAGVQHQDDLLKMTHNENWKMQHERLHVKHRGHEAMHAEMVMILVATLVVAQIVLVQWKQRHHRSYNLVTLVQMWAVPLYFTIKLYWWRFLSMWGMFSVVTSYVIFRATRRPLSCRTPRMVYKWFLLIYKLSYAVGVLGYLAIMFTMFGFNVFFRIKAEDSMDVGVVMLFYGLYYGVMGRDFAEICSDYMASTIGYYNRDGMPSRSLSEDICAVCGQRILVDVEEEGLIEDTYQLSCGHIFHEFCIRGWCIVGKKQTCPYCNEKVDMKKMMNNPWEKTHVLYGQLLDWLRYLVAWQPIIIGVVHGINFTLGLE, from the exons ATGGCGGGCGTGCAGCACCAG GACGACCTGCTGAAGATGACACACAATGAAAACTGGAA GATGCAGCACGAGCGGCTGCACGTGAAGCACCGGGGTCACGAGGCCATGCACGCCGAGATGGTGATGATCCTCGTCGCCACGCTGGTGGTGGCTCAGATCGTCCTGGTGCAGTGGAAGCAGCGGCACCACCGCTCCTACAAT CTGGTGACGCTGGTCCAGATGTGGGcggtccctctctacttcaccATCAAACTCTACTGGTGGAGGTTCCTGTCCATGTGGGGCATGTTCTCCGTCGTCACCAGCTACGTCATCTTCAGGGCCACCCGCAGGCCGCTGTCCTGCCGGACGCCGAG GATGGTGTACAAGTGGTTCCTGCTCATCTACAAGCTGAGCTACGCGGTGGGCGTCCTCGGCTACCTGGCCATCATGTTCACCATGTTCGGCTTCAACGTCTTCTTCAG GATCAAGGCGGAGGACTCCATGGACGTGGGCGTCGTCATGCTGTTCTACGGGCTCTACTACGGCGTCATGGGGAGGGACTTCGCCGAGATCTGCTCCGACTACATGGCGTCCACCATCGGG TACTACAACAGGGACGGCATGCCCAGCAGGAGTCTGAGCGAGGACATCTGCGCCGTGTGCGGTCAGAGGATCCTGGTggacgtggaggaggaaggactcATAGAAGACACCTACCAGCTGTCCTGTGGACACAT CTTCCACGAGTTCTGCATCCGCGgctggtgcattgtgggtaagaaGCAGACGTGTCCGTACTGCAACGAGAAGGTGGacatgaagaagatgatgaaCAACCC CTGGGAGAAGACGCACGTCCTCTACGGCCAGCTGCTCGACTGGCTCAGATacctggttgcctggcaacccaTCATCATCGGCGTCGTCCACGGGATCAACTTCACCCTGGGCCTCGAGTag